A single genomic interval of Heteronotia binoei isolate CCM8104 ecotype False Entrance Well chromosome 11, APGP_CSIRO_Hbin_v1, whole genome shotgun sequence harbors:
- the CCDC92 gene encoding coiled-coil domain-containing protein 92, protein MAASNLENQLHSAQKNLLFLQREHANTLKGLHAEIRRLQQHCTDLTYELTLKSSDLTENGSSRSEELKRKCEELEAQLKAKEAENSELLKELEQKNAMILVLENTIKEREKKYLEELKMKSHKLNMLSSELEQRASTIAYLTSQLHATKKKLMSSSGTSDSSPSGSPVLSSYKPAPPKEKLPDTPRRRMKKSLSAPLNPEFEEAYRLGSESRKLLLREPLDAMPDPTPFLLAREAAEIHLIKERPLVIPPIPSERPCAEPHSPAREKQHKAHVGVAHRIHHVAPPQAPPEVETLAVDQVNGSKVVRKHSGTDRTV, encoded by the exons ATGGCAGCATCAAACTTGGAGAACCAGCTGCACAGTGCCCAGAAGAACCTGCTTTTTCTCCAGCGGGAGCACGCCAACACCCTCAAGGGGCTGCATGCAGAAATCCGGCGGCTGCAGCAGCACTGCACAG ATCTGACATATgagttgactctcaaaagttcagACTTGACAG aAAATGGGAGCTCGAGGAGCGAAGAACTCAAGAGAAAGTGCGAGGAGCTCGAGGCGCAGCTGAAAGCGAAAGAGGCCGAAAACAGCGAGCTGCTCAAGGAGCTGGAGCAAAAGAACGCCATGATCCTGGTCCTCGAGAACACCAtcaaggagagggagaagaagtaCCTCGAGGAGCTCAAAATGAAAAGCCATAAGCTCAACATGCTGTCGAGCGAACTGGAGCAGCGGGCGAGCACCATTGCCTACCTCACCTCGCAGCTGCACGCGACGAAGAAAAAGCTCATGAGCTCGAGCGGGACTTCCGACAGCTCCCCTTCCGGGAGCCCCGTGCTGTCCAGCTACAAGCCGGCCCCTCCCAAAGAGAAGCTCCCCGACACTCCCCGGCGCCGGATGAAGAAGAGCCTGTCTGCTCCGCTCAACCCCGAATTCGAAGAGGCCTACCGGTTAGGGTCGGAGAGCCGGAAGCTGCTCTTGCGAGAGCCCCTGGATGCCATGCCGGATCCCACCCCCTTTTTACTGGCCAGGGAAGCGGCCGAGATCCACCTGATCAAAGAGAGGCCTTTGGTCATCCCGCCCATCCCTTCCGAGCGCCCCTGCGCAGAGCCGCACAGCCCGGCGCGGGAGAAGCAGCACAAGGCTCACGTAGGGGTGGCGCACCGCATCCACCACGTCGCGCCCCCCCAGGCCCCGCCGGAGGTCGAGACGCTAGCGGTGGATCAGGTGAACGGGAGCAAAGTGGTCCGAAAGCATTCGGGGACAGACAGAACTGTTTAA